The sequence ttttatattgccttatattttaaactttgataggtattatgtattatatacacactgatcagccataacattaaaaccacctccttgtttctacactcactgtctattttatcagctccacttaccatatagaagcactttgtagttctacaactactgactgtagtccatgctttgttagactgctttcaccctgttcttcaatggtcaggaccaccacagagcaggtattatttaggtggtgtatgattgtcagcactgcagtgacactgacatggtggtggtgtgttagtgtgtgttgtgctggtatgagtggatcagacacagcagcgctgctggagtttttacattccatgtccacggggcgctgttggctggatatatttttgattggtggacgattctcagtccagcagtgacagtgcggtgtttaaaaacacaccagcaccatgttagtgtcactgcagtgctgagaatgatccaccaccccaataatccctgctctgtagtggtactggaaTCCACTAGAGTGGAGTCCTGACcaaaaagaacagcatgaaagggggctaacaaagcatgcagagaaacagatggactacagtcagtaactgtagaactacaaagtgcttctatatggtaagtggagctgataaaatggacagtgagtgtagaaacaaggaggtggttttaatgttatggctgattagtacgtatatatatatatatatatatatatatatatatatatatacatatatacatacacttgtaTATGTTATactcacaatatatatatatatatatttttatatatatataacttatattttaaacttttatagGTACTGATTAAAACCCTGAGAAGACGGAGGGCTATGAGGTGGATACATCCACGTGCGCAGCTATGGTGGGATGTTATCGTTCCTGACTTTAACAACGAGCAGTTTATGAGGAACTTTCGGGTGTCACGGGAGTCCTTTAACTACATCTGTCGTAGTCTAGGTCCCActttgaaaaagaaaaaggcCAACCACCGTTTGTGTGTACCTGTGAATAAATGTATTGGCGTGGCACTGTGGAGACTGGCCACCAACACTGATTGCCAGAGAGTGAGTCACCTTTTTGGCGTTGGTATTGCGACTGTTTGGCACTGCGTTCAGGACTTCTGCAATGCTGTTATAAAAGTGCTGCTTCCTGAACACCTCAAGACCCCAGATGCTAGGAAGTTGGTAGAGATGGCAACGTTTTTTAACAACAGATGGGGAGCACCTCAATGTGTTGGAGCAATAGACTGTAGCCACATTCCCATAACAGCACCAGAACTGTACCCAAAAGACTACTACAACAAGAAAGGGTGGCATTCCATCATAATACAGGCTGTTGTTGATGGAAGGGGTCTGTTCTGGGACGCGTGTGTCGGCCATCCTGGGAGTGTGCATGATTCACGAGTGCTTAAACGGTCATACCTATGGGAAATGACAAGCGATGGACAGTTTTTCAGCCAACACACTGTCAGTATCTCTGGTCATGATGTAGGACACTACTTAATTGGAGACCCTGCATACCCGTTGAAAACTTGGCTGATGAAGCCATTTTCTGATACAGGTCAACTTACCCCACAGCAACAGAGGTACAATGTCAGATTAAGCAGCGTGAGGGCAATCGTGGAGACGACTTTCGGGAGACTAAAAGGCAGATGGAGGTGCCTATTAAAGAAAAATGACTGCCATTTGGATCTTATGAAGAAGATGGTTCTGGCCTGTTGTGTGTTGCACAATATTTGTGAAGAGCATGGGGATCAGTGCATTGATGATGTTCCAGTGGTGCATGTGAACATGGAGCCACATGTTCGCATGTTACAAGAATGTCAACAAGCGGAAGGAGCTGATGTACGAGCTGCAttgctagtgtattttaactCTGTCTGATATATTGACCAAAACTACTGCTCTTTACAACACTATCACATGCACCCATTGCATTCAACAGTACACAGTcgttgttgtttatttaaaaaatgtaaactttatatatatatatatatatttgtagtaagttctgtacatacagtgtatcacaaaagtgagtacacccctcacatttctgcagatatttaagtatatcttttcatgggacaacactgacaaaatgacactttgacacaatgaaaagtagtctgtgtgcagcttatataacagtgtaaatttattcttccctcaaaataactcaatatacagccattaatgtctaaaccaccggcaacaaaagtgagtacacccctaagagactacacccctaaatgtccaaattgagcactgcttgtcatttttcctccaaaatgtcatgtgatttgttagtgttactaggtctcaggtgtgcatagggagcagttgtgttcaatttagtagtacagctctcacactctctcatactggtcact is a genomic window of Trichomycterus rosablanca isolate fTriRos1 chromosome 4, fTriRos1.hap1, whole genome shotgun sequence containing:
- the zgc:113227 gene encoding uncharacterized protein zgc:113227, which gives rise to MVLIKTLRRRRAMRWIHPRAQLWWDVIVPDFNNEQFMRNFRVSRESFNYICRSLGPTLKKKKANHRLCVPVNKCIGVALWRLATNTDCQRVSHLFGVGIATVWHCVQDFCNAVIKVLLPEHLKTPDARKLVEMATFFNNRWGAPQCVGAIDCSHIPITAPELYPKDYYNKKGWHSIIIQAVVDGRGLFWDACVGHPGSVHDSRVLKRSYLWEMTSDGQFFSQHTVSISGHDVGHYLIGDPAYPLKTWLMKPFSDTGQLTPQQQRYNVRLSSVRAIVETTFGRLKGRWRCLLKKNDCHLDLMKKMVLACCVLHNICEEHGDQCIDDVPVVHVNMEPHVRMLQECQQAEGADVRAALLVYFNSV